The Rhizoctonia solani chromosome 14, complete sequence genome has a segment encoding these proteins:
- a CDS encoding Fungal specific transcription factor domain codes for MPKDTSSSIAHHGHGQQPVIPLKRNQACRQCRKRKMKCDAQRPCRGCVRSHGTIVANLVKAGQPFPPVPECTYDGDYDEDGEVHLPPQVAHIGAPGNAIAQHSDGHHHDHHDRSGHGSPHHEDGTQHIRAGVAATTISPRNQHSHHTQAFHSSGLSTSVGSSGPHRSDSVGASVSPISPFSSGPMPGMEHSPELGQNSVPLFDTIPSGYSTDLPSPEILLHLVQTFFQCQIFANTLLHRSSFLSRLQLPPSHPQYPSNALLHAICADASLYGAQGGTTGPNGISGFGAMHAGLCMAKALEDASMGKRLLETVQAFIVMSWWQHANARWSELWISTGLTIRYCIPLGLSKSITFDDMFSGAVGGVSGHSTNWKVDTIMQPTTDSTEVELRRRAFWHAYMLDRVQGAATAWPMAVDDLDIGQELPLTQSAFDAGVLPPDVQLQRLSSPGLLTTHALNATDSFILYVKSVMLMSRVSNFNVRLRTRHGHMADLPQSPAFKTLESQIASFRLSFPKKFRDPFANGVDPILLMAHTIPLMATIILQEPHSSASLDCAPSIKCLEATRLVLDGVYRLSSTSFDFSHLTNVFTFFWTVGSKVLMRKYAKVLEADEQAEATLIRNEIEVFRLAMIRQRLPHSVRNARITLELCEEVENRRSKVGHGNRLLASGGISPQETIEDVSQPSTGGTDLSFEGLPFASGISWSLPNGPNDGFSGLPSMDMMAGIASSGLVFFQ; via the exons ATGCCCAAGGATACATCATCAAGTATAGCTCATCACGGGCACGGTCAGCAGCCCGTAATTCCTCTCAAGCGCAATCAG GCTTGCCGCCAATGCCGCAAACGCAAAATGAAATG CGACGCCCAAAGGCCCTGCCGCGGCTGCGTCAGATCCCATGGAACGATCGTCGCAAATTTGGTCAAGGCTGGCCAGCCGTTCCCCCCTGTGCCTGAGTGTACCTACGACGGCGACTATGACGAGGACGGCGAAGTCCATTTGCCTCCCCAAGTCGCCCATATTGGCGCCCCCGGTAATGCTATTGCGCAACACTCGGATGGTCACCATCACG ATCATCATGACCGCTCAGGACATGGGTCACCCCATCATGAAGACGGAACACAGCATATTCGAGCTGGTGTTGCGGCGACGACAATATCGCCCAGGAATCAACACTCTCACCATACCCAGGCTTTCCACTCGTCCGGCCTCTCCACCTCGGTAGGCTCCTCAGGTCCTCATCGAAGCGATAGTGTTGGCGCTTCCGTCTCGCCCATTTCACCATTCTCAAGTGGCCCCatgcccggaatggaacatTCACCTGAACTCGGACAAAACAGTGTACCGTTATTCGATACCATCCCGTCTGGGTACTCGACCGATTTGCCATCACCCGAAATACTGTTGCACCT AGTTCAGACATTCTTCCAGTGCCAGATCTTTGCAAACACTTTACTTCATCGTTCTTCTTTCCTATCTCGTCTTCAGCTCCCACCTTCGCATCCTCAATATCCGTCCAACGCACTTCTTCATGCGATATGTGCCGATGCGTCTCTCTATGGCGCCCAGGGTGGAACCACTGGTCCCAATGGAATTAGCGGATTCGGCGCAATGCATGCAGGGCTGTGCATGGCCAAGGCCTTGGAAGATGCCAGCATGGGAAAACGGTTGCTCGAGACTGTACAGG CGTTTATTGTCATGTCTTGGTGGCAGCATGCCAATGCCAGATGGTCCGAACTGTGGATTAGCACTGGGCTGACAATCC GATATTGCATCCCCCTCGGGTTGAGTAAATCTATCACGTTTGACGATATGTTCAGTGGTGCTGTAGGGGGTGTTAGTGGACACTCGACGAATTGGAAAGTGGATACGATCATGCAGCCGACGACAGACTCGACCGAAGTCGAGTTGAGGAGAAGAGCCTTTTGGCATGCGTATA TGTTGGATCGCGTGCAAGGTGCCGCGACCGCATGGCCCATGGCCGTTGATGACTTGGATATCGGACAGGAGCTTCCTCTCACACAGAGCGCTTTCGATGCGGGG GTGCTTCCTCCAGATGTACAACTACAACGGTTATCCAGTCCAGGCCTATTGACGACTCACGCCCTCAATGCCACCGACTCTTTTATTCTTTACGTTAAATCGGTCATGCT CATGTCCAGGGTATCCAACTTTAACGTACGGCTTCGGACTCGTCACGGCCACATGGCCGACTTGCCGCAAAGCCCGGCCTTTAAAACGCTCGAATCCCAGATTGCCTCGTTCAGGTTGAGTTTCCCAAAGAAGTTTCGTGATCCGTTTGCGAATGGCGTGGATCCGATATTGCTCATGGCACATACGATTCCTCTCAT GGCGACAATCATTTTGCAAGAACCTCATAGCAGTGCATCCCTCGACTGCGCACCTTCAATAAAATGTCTCGAAGCAACGCGGCTCGTCTTGGACGGCGTTTACCGATTATCAAGCACAAGCTTTGATTTCTCCCACTTGACCAACGTCTTTACG TTCTTCTGGACCGTTGGGTCTAAAGTTTTGATGAGGAAGTATGCAAAGGTTTTGGAGGCAGATGAACAAGCCGAAGCG ACTTTGATAAGGAACGAAATTGAGGTTTTCAG GTTGGCGATGATCAGACAACGGCTCCCTCACTCGGTCCGTAACGCCCGCATCACGCTTGAGCTATGCGAAGAAGTCGAGAACCGACGGTCCAAGGTCGGGCACGGAAACCGGCTGCTTGCCTCGGGCGGCATATCGCCCCAAGAAACCATCGAGGACGTTTCACAGCCGAGCACGGGAGGGACCGATCTCTCGTTCGAGGGCTTGCCATTCGCGAGCGGTATTTCCTGGTCACTTCCCAACGGCCCGAACGACGGGTTTTCGGGGCTACCGAGTATGGATATGATGGCAGGAATAGCATCATCAGGGTTGGTATTCTTCCAATAG